The Mesomycoplasma ovipneumoniae genome window below encodes:
- the rplI gene encoding 50S ribosomal protein L9, with product MKVILLKDTKDGRANTVVEVSAGYASNYLFKNNLAEPFNPRTEKLLKERLKKIEAEKENKKNQAVQLKSQIENTVLWFKLKGTLDSVHGAISAKKIKKELETKDIFIDKHLIQTAGISNFGTSYVTIKLSPEISATLKINVVKDE from the coding sequence ATGAAAGTAATTCTACTTAAAGATACAAAAGATGGTCGTGCAAACACTGTTGTTGAGGTTTCAGCTGGTTATGCTAGCAATTATTTGTTTAAAAATAATTTAGCAGAACCTTTTAATCCAAGAACTGAAAAACTTTTAAAAGAAAGGCTAAAAAAAATTGAAGCTGAAAAGGAAAACAAAAAAAATCAAGCAGTTCAACTAAAGTCTCAAATTGAAAACACTGTTTTGTGATTTAAATTAAAAGGTACACTTGATTCAGTCCACGGGGCAATTTCGGCTAAAAAAATAAAAAAAGAACTTGAGACCAAAGATATTTTTATTGATAAGCACTTAATTCAAACTGCAGGAATTTCTAATTTTGGAACAAGTTATGTTACTATTAAATTAAGCCCTGAAATTAGTGCTACTTTAAAAATAAATGTTGTAAAAGATGAATAA
- the leuS gene encoding leucine--tRNA ligase, translated as MYDHKLIEKKWQNYWQKNNVFETSESSDKKIYILDMFPYPSAAGLHLGHPIGYTASDIIARFKRLNGFDVLHPMGWDAFGLPAEQYAIQTGNHPADFTKKNIENFKEQINSFGFSYDWSKEINTSDPKFYEQTQWIFKLLYKVGLAEIRQTQVNWCPKLGTVLANEEISRDKDGNLVSERGSFPVEIKKMDQWVLKITKYAQKLLDGLENINFPESLKLLQKKWIGKSQGVILKFYFENSQDFIEIFTTKIETIYGVSFLAISPLHDFATNLAKKDAKISDYIEKNSFSSPKLQSQISGIFTNLYMIHPLNSQKIPLYIANYVLNDYGTSAIMGVPAHNLNDLEFAKIFAIDYSEVINDKNLLINSAEFDNFEAQSASKLIFEKLEKLSLAKKSISYKIKDWVFSRQRYWGEPFPVYFDQDGKIYLEEKIVELPHLEKIVPSGDGQSPLALQKDWVFFEKNGKIYRRETNTMPQWAGSSWYYLAFILKQKDGTYLKLDSKEAYKKLQKWLPVDIYIGGQEHAVGHLLYSRFWHKVLFEAGIVSNSEPFDRVIHQGMLLGPDGQKMSKSKGNIINPYTVLDKYGADSVRIFLMFMGPINENRAWDEKGANSIYAWIQRVIRIILKDYKIDPELEKDSEFSYFYNNFVFEITNLVQDFKFNVAISKLMVYINFLSKLEAIPSKKYLVDFLVILSIFAPHISEELLEKLEQKPLHFHAWPQFDKSKIVKNTYNLPVSINGKTRAILELNDEQAEDEIIEIAEKHYKIQHFLENHSIVKTIFVPKKILNFIVKK; from the coding sequence ATGTATGACCATAAATTAATAGAAAAAAAATGACAAAACTATTGGCAAAAAAATAACGTTTTTGAAACGAGCGAATCTTCAGATAAAAAAATCTATATTTTAGATATGTTTCCTTATCCTTCGGCAGCCGGATTACATCTAGGGCATCCAATTGGATATACAGCATCAGATATAATTGCAAGATTTAAACGCCTTAATGGTTTTGATGTTCTTCACCCGATGGGTTGAGATGCTTTTGGTCTTCCGGCTGAACAATATGCAATTCAAACAGGCAACCACCCTGCAGATTTTACTAAAAAAAATATTGAAAATTTTAAAGAGCAAATAAATTCTTTTGGTTTTTCATATGATTGAAGTAAAGAAATTAACACAAGTGATCCAAAATTCTATGAACAAACCCAGTGAATTTTTAAACTTTTATATAAGGTTGGCCTAGCTGAAATTCGTCAGACACAAGTAAATTGATGTCCAAAATTAGGCACAGTTTTAGCAAATGAAGAAATAAGTCGTGACAAAGACGGAAATTTAGTCAGTGAACGGGGTAGTTTTCCTGTTGAAATTAAAAAAATGGATCAGTGGGTGCTAAAAATCACAAAGTATGCCCAAAAATTGCTTGATGGTCTTGAAAATATAAATTTCCCTGAGTCACTAAAGTTGCTCCAAAAAAAATGAATCGGCAAGTCCCAAGGTGTTATTCTTAAGTTTTACTTTGAAAATAGTCAAGATTTTATTGAAATATTTACAACCAAAATTGAGACTATTTATGGCGTTAGTTTTTTAGCTATTTCACCTTTGCATGATTTTGCAACAAATCTTGCAAAAAAAGATGCAAAAATTAGTGACTATATTGAAAAAAACAGTTTTTCTAGCCCCAAACTTCAAAGTCAAATTTCTGGTATATTTACTAATTTATACATGATTCACCCGTTAAATTCTCAAAAAATTCCGCTTTATATTGCAAATTATGTGCTAAATGACTACGGAACTTCGGCAATTATGGGAGTTCCAGCCCATAATTTAAATGATTTAGAATTTGCTAAAATTTTTGCAATTGACTATTCAGAAGTAATAAATGATAAAAATCTCCTTATAAATTCAGCAGAATTTGACAATTTTGAAGCCCAAAGTGCTTCAAAATTAATCTTTGAAAAATTAGAAAAATTAAGCCTAGCAAAAAAAAGTATTTCTTATAAAATTAAAGACTGAGTTTTTTCAAGACAAAGATATTGAGGCGAGCCTTTTCCTGTTTATTTTGATCAAGATGGCAAAATCTATCTTGAAGAAAAAATTGTTGAACTCCCACATTTAGAAAAAATTGTTCCCTCAGGTGATGGTCAGTCCCCACTTGCTTTACAAAAAGATTGAGTTTTTTTTGAGAAAAACGGCAAAATCTACCGCCGCGAGACTAATACAATGCCCCAATGAGCTGGAAGTTCATGGTATTATCTTGCTTTTATTTTAAAACAAAAAGATGGTACATATTTAAAATTAGACTCAAAAGAAGCCTATAAAAAACTGCAAAAATGACTTCCAGTTGATATTTATATTGGCGGACAAGAACATGCAGTTGGCCATTTACTTTATTCACGTTTTTGACATAAAGTTTTATTTGAGGCTGGTATTGTTTCAAATTCTGAGCCTTTTGACAGAGTTATTCACCAAGGAATGTTACTTGGACCTGATGGCCAAAAAATGTCTAAATCAAAAGGAAATATTATAAATCCTTATACAGTTTTGGATAAATATGGCGCTGATAGTGTTCGAATTTTTCTAATGTTTATGGGGCCAATTAATGAAAATCGCGCCTGGGATGAAAAAGGTGCAAATTCAATTTATGCTTGAATTCAAAGGGTTATTAGAATTATTTTAAAAGATTATAAAATTGATCCTGAGCTCGAAAAAGATTCTGAATTTAGCTACTTTTATAATAATTTTGTCTTTGAAATTACTAATTTAGTCCAGGATTTTAAGTTTAATGTGGCTATTTCTAAATTAATGGTCTATATTAATTTTTTAAGTAAGCTTGAAGCCATACCGTCAAAAAAATATCTTGTTGATTTTTTAGTAATTCTATCGATTTTTGCCCCTCATATTTCAGAGGAATTATTAGAAAAATTAGAGCAAAAACCGCTTCATTTTCACGCCTGGCCTCAATTTGACAAGTCTAAAATTGTAAAAAATACTTATAATTTACCTGTTTCAATAAACGGTAAAACTAGAGCAATTTTGGAATTAAATGATGAGCAAGCCGAAGACGAAATTATTGAAATTGCCGAAAAACACTATAAAATACAGCATTTTTTAGAAAATCACTCAATAGTCAAGACCATTTTTGTACCTAAAAAAATTTTAAATTTCATTGTAAAAAAATAA
- the cas2 gene encoding CRISPR-associated endonuclease Cas2 has product MQANIIEVNTREMRILLMYDIYSENEQQNPEYNKFVKNLLKLGYIRIQYSIYAKIIPVHTIYQSERKKIINIIPKNSNVRILLLTEQQYQNMEILSGSKSKNEIINFEQEYIKL; this is encoded by the coding sequence ATGCAAGCTAATATAATTGAGGTAAATACAAGAGAAATGCGGATTTTATTAATGTATGATATTTATTCAGAAAATGAACAACAAAATCCTGAATACAATAAGTTTGTTAAAAATCTTTTAAAACTAGGCTACATTCGGATTCAATATTCAATTTATGCCAAAATAATTCCTGTGCACACAATTTATCAGTCCGAAAGAAAAAAAATTATTAATATTATTCCCAAAAATTCAAATGTTCGTATTTTACTTTTAACCGAACAACAATACCAAAATATGGAAATTCTAAGTGGTTCAAAATCTAAAAACGAAATTATCAATTTTGAGCAGGAGTATATAAAATTATAA
- a CDS encoding DHH family phosphoesterase, whose product MKKFLFPFSISFISFLLEITTLLLKVIFNDDFDFYLFFTLAVGIFIIFIISLIVGIVVFYQFIIKQNHFYYQKFDLINEENNIGIVNLSSTYKITKVSKYVKDLYPERLVNRDIFYLFPQYKKVEDIPPKFEIKRGNNWFEINYNKFAYWISYRDITLFKSISQGYENNSLVFAEVEVDNFVSTNFRSSDQDYPKIKIFINDFFEKLSQKYKFLYKEYADGRIMLVLHYETFVLWQKNHFYIFRDESTKIDDTTEVWFSVGFGIGTTNLVEVKRLANEALIFSKTRGGNQVSIYPYGKRPFSYGSYSESLSLHSLVRLRRIARLLVEKLEKIDNIIIYGHINSDLDSFGSGYVLGNFLKRYAEVIYKRKINFYIQNQTFDTTTTRFLSQADFIKKNIFISRSVASKITMASKNNDTCLAILVDVSDVERIENKKALDQINLENVFVFDHHGINSKMQGILELIHDYIDVSSSSTCEIITHLILLTIHSDISIDQEWAQILLNGLYVDSAQFKKTASASTFAAVSALVRWGAKTAKTGEFLKLNENESKIIKEILENVTEVKPGFFLASVDREIDTDLVSIACEQILLVKNRQAAFVVAKLPQQKNYKMSARGVENVNVQYIAEQVGGGGNVTSAAAYSTVETFSEFVENIKLAIQRREYESNST is encoded by the coding sequence ATGAAAAAATTTCTTTTCCCCTTTTCAATTTCATTTATAAGTTTTTTACTTGAAATTACAACTTTATTACTAAAAGTTATTTTTAATGATGACTTTGATTTTTACCTTTTTTTCACATTAGCTGTCGGAATTTTCATAATTTTTATTATCTCGCTAATAGTTGGAATTGTTGTTTTTTACCAATTTATAATTAAGCAAAACCACTTTTATTACCAAAAATTCGACCTTATTAACGAGGAAAATAATATTGGAATTGTTAATTTATCATCAACATATAAAATTACAAAAGTTTCAAAATATGTTAAAGATTTATACCCAGAAAGACTAGTAAATCGTGATATTTTTTATCTTTTTCCCCAATATAAAAAGGTTGAAGATATTCCACCAAAATTTGAGATAAAAAGGGGAAATAACTGGTTTGAAATTAATTATAATAAATTTGCATATTGAATTTCTTATCGTGATATCACACTTTTTAAGTCAATTTCGCAAGGTTATGAGAATAATTCGCTTGTTTTTGCAGAGGTTGAGGTTGATAATTTTGTCTCAACTAATTTTCGCAGTAGCGATCAAGATTATCCTAAAATTAAAATTTTTATTAATGATTTTTTTGAGAAACTGTCACAAAAATATAAATTTTTGTATAAAGAATACGCAGATGGCCGGATTATGTTAGTTTTACATTATGAAACATTTGTACTTTGACAAAAAAATCATTTTTACATTTTTCGTGATGAGAGCACTAAAATTGATGATACAACCGAAGTTTGATTTTCAGTCGGTTTTGGAATTGGCACAACAAATTTAGTGGAAGTAAAAAGACTAGCAAATGAGGCCTTAATTTTTTCAAAAACCCGTGGTGGAAATCAAGTTTCAATTTATCCTTATGGAAAAAGACCTTTTTCTTATGGTTCTTATAGTGAATCTCTCAGCCTCCATTCGCTTGTTAGACTTAGAAGAATTGCCCGTCTTTTGGTTGAAAAATTGGAAAAAATTGATAATATAATAATTTATGGACACATTAATTCTGACTTAGATTCATTTGGTTCTGGTTATGTTCTGGGTAATTTTTTAAAAAGATATGCTGAAGTTATTTATAAAAGAAAAATTAATTTTTATATCCAAAATCAGACTTTTGACACGACAACGACAAGATTTTTATCGCAAGCTGATTTTATCAAGAAAAATATTTTTATATCCCGCTCAGTTGCCTCAAAAATTACAATGGCTTCAAAAAATAATGATACTTGCCTTGCTATTTTAGTCGATGTGTCTGACGTTGAGCGAATTGAAAACAAAAAAGCGCTTGATCAAATTAATTTGGAAAATGTTTTTGTCTTTGACCATCACGGAATTAATTCCAAAATGCAAGGAATTTTGGAATTAATTCATGACTATATTGATGTCTCATCTTCATCAACATGTGAAATTATTACGCATTTAATTTTACTAACAATTCATTCAGATATAAGCATTGATCAAGAATGGGCCCAAATTTTGCTTAACGGTTTATATGTTGACTCGGCCCAGTTTAAAAAAACTGCCAGTGCTTCAACTTTTGCGGCCGTCTCCGCCCTTGTTCGTTGAGGTGCAAAAACTGCAAAAACTGGCGAATTTCTCAAACTTAATGAAAATGAGTCAAAAATTATTAAAGAAATTCTTGAAAATGTCACCGAAGTTAAGCCAGGTTTTTTCCTTGCAAGTGTTGACCGGGAAATTGATACTGATTTAGTCTCGATTGCTTGTGAGCAAATTTTGTTAGTTAAAAATCGTCAAGCTGCCTTTGTTGTGGCAAAATTACCGCAACAAAAAAATTATAAAATGTCAGCTCGAGGTGTTGAAAATGTTAATGTTCAATATATAGCAGAGCAAGTTGGTGGAGGCGGAAATGTAACTTCAGCAGCTGCTTATTCAACAGTTGAGACTTTTTCTGAATTTGTTGAAAATATTAAACTTGCAATTCAAAGGAGAGAATATGAAAGTAATTCTACTTAA
- a CDS encoding IS3 family transposase, with protein MKQYKFTIEDKFKYIKIAESKGLKNAILHFAEEFREIYKSKSKSKKAHKEWMLHIYANNLIRNWQKKFYNNDMKSLISTRGKIKSPRKPKKKYTINDLSENDREVYQEIIETVLRKYGVDPGIILEELKKRKQEQEKDKNKIENSTRICSVFKVNRTSIYEKIREKKPPKKMIYDEKLLEWIRENFYLYRKVKGRDILYNIYINQGNYVSTYVFQKHYEFLGLKSIAYKRQGKPAPKEKKFIRIWTEDHIKGEFRSENFGEKWFADIKFIKINNEWFYLHSIIETKSNYLLNFSISKTRFSEETINLVKQTIKKYNIKPKFFHSDHGVEYANYKFANFLKQNGIQQSMSPKGNALANRPIEYFYAVFQRELLNIEGENFENVATAYQKISEFIDWYNNERPQSCLSYKTPSYYMR; from the coding sequence ATGAAACAATACAAATTCACAATTGAAGACAAATTTAAATATATCAAAATTGCCGAATCTAAAGGGTTAAAAAACGCAATTTTGCATTTTGCTGAAGAATTTAGAGAAATTTACAAAAGCAAATCGAAAAGTAAAAAAGCACATAAAGAATGAATGTTGCATATATATGCTAATAATTTGATAAGAAATTGGCAAAAAAAGTTTTATAATAACGATATGAAAAGTCTAATTAGTACTCGTGGAAAAATCAAATCTCCACGCAAACCAAAGAAGAAATATACAATTAACGATCTTTCTGAAAATGATCGTGAAGTTTACCAAGAAATAATTGAGACTGTTCTTAGAAAATACGGGGTTGACCCCGGAATTATTCTTGAGGAACTCAAAAAACGAAAACAAGAGCAAGAAAAAGATAAAAACAAAATCGAAAATTCGACTAGAATTTGTAGTGTTTTTAAGGTTAACCGCACTTCGATTTATGAGAAAATAAGGGAGAAAAAACCACCAAAGAAAATGATTTATGATGAAAAATTACTTGAGTGAATTCGTGAAAATTTCTATTTGTATCGAAAGGTAAAAGGTCGAGACATCCTATATAATATTTACATAAATCAGGGAAATTATGTAAGCACGTACGTGTTTCAAAAACACTACGAATTTTTAGGATTAAAATCAATTGCTTATAAAAGGCAAGGAAAACCGGCACCAAAAGAGAAAAAGTTTATACGAATTTGGACTGAAGATCATATCAAAGGTGAATTTAGATCAGAAAATTTTGGTGAAAAATGGTTTGCTGATATTAAATTTATCAAAATTAACAACGAATGATTTTACCTACACTCAATTATTGAAACAAAATCCAATTACTTGCTCAATTTTTCGATTTCTAAAACAAGATTTTCAGAAGAAACTATAAACTTAGTGAAACAAACAATTAAAAAGTATAATATTAAACCAAAATTTTTCCATTCAGATCATGGTGTGGAATATGCAAACTACAAATTTGCTAATTTTTTAAAGCAAAATGGTATCCAACAATCAATGTCACCAAAAGGAAATGCTCTTGCAAACCGCCCTATTGAATATTTTTATGCGGTTTTTCAACGTGAATTGCTTAATATTGAGGGCGAAAATTTTGAAAATGTGGCTACCGCTTATCAAAAAATAAGTGAATTTATTGATTGGTATAACAATGAAAGGCCTCAAAGTTGCTTATCATATAAAACTCCAAGCTATTATATGAGGTAA
- the cas1 gene encoding type II CRISPR-associated endonuclease Cas1 yields the protein MKKIIEINESDYIKLFLDNIVIKRDIEKFVIPIDTVEVIIFENDRATITIPLINELVEKKVNIIICKNHLPNSLIIPYSGYYNNKVFQEQIKWSLEYKGKTWKKIIRLKIQRSLDTLVEKKLINTEIEKKMASYIDQVEDHDVTNREGHVAKLYFKHLFGENFIRNQKGEDRINSLLNYGYTVLLSYVARAICAKGMDNRLGVYHKSFNNNFPLACDLMEPYRFWIDQIVFDHINKKFFLFQEFKEDLFTSFNKYITYKNKKIRFKKFIDAEISEILELNKNAS from the coding sequence ATGAAAAAAATTATTGAAATTAACGAATCAGACTACATTAAACTTTTCCTTGACAATATTGTTATTAAACGTGACATTGAAAAATTTGTAATCCCAATTGACACAGTAGAAGTTATTATTTTTGAAAATGACCGAGCAACTATTACAATCCCACTAATCAACGAACTTGTTGAAAAGAAAGTTAATATAATTATTTGTAAAAATCATTTGCCAAATTCACTAATAATTCCTTACAGCGGCTATTATAATAATAAAGTTTTTCAGGAACAAATTAAATGGTCTCTTGAATACAAAGGTAAAACTTGGAAAAAAATTATTCGCCTAAAAATTCAAAGATCACTCGATACTTTAGTCGAGAAAAAACTCATTAACACTGAAATTGAAAAGAAAATGGCTTCATATATTGACCAAGTTGAAGACCATGATGTCACAAATCGCGAAGGTCATGTGGCTAAATTATATTTTAAACATCTTTTTGGTGAAAATTTTATTCGCAACCAAAAAGGCGAAGATCGCATTAATAGTCTTTTAAATTATGGCTACACTGTTTTACTTAGTTATGTTGCCAGAGCTATTTGTGCCAAAGGAATGGATAATCGGCTTGGTGTGTATCATAAAAGTTTTAATAATAATTTTCCTTTGGCTTGTGATTTGATGGAACCTTATCGCTTTTGAATTGACCAAATCGTTTTTGACCATATTAACAAAAAATTTTTTTTATTCCAAGAATTCAAAGAAGATTTATTTACATCTTTTAATAAATATATTACTTATAAAAATAAGAAGATTCGTTTTAAAAAATTTATCGATGCTGAAATCAGTGAAATTTTAGAGTTAAACAAAAATGCAAGCTAA